The genomic segment TTCTATCCCATTCTGACATGAAAACAAAGGAATGTTAGTAAAAGTTCCGAATATATTTGATATCAATGGACAGTTTTTTATCTTGGATTGATTCACCTACCCTAGGAATCCTCATATCTGGTGGCAGAGACAAGTAATAGGAAGAAAATCGATGATCCAGGAAAGGGACTCTCAATTCAAggcttaaaggaaaaaagaaaatctaaatcaAAATGGAGAGTTAATGCCTGTCTGTTCAGATTGTCCTTGAGAGTTTCTTGGCAATTCAACCAGCCTCTAAGTAAGATAAGTCATGTTGTGACTTATGTTACCATGTCATGTTATCTTATGTTAAGACGATAAAGTCATTTTTGCAGTCCTGATTATCCTATACTACTGCGTGAACACAAAAATCTTCATTCAAAAAGGGATGCTTACTATTTAGGGAGTGAGGCAAACTGACAATAATTTGACTTTCCCTTCTACAAACAACTAAGTGCACAtctcaaaaagcagaaaaaggcaAGAATCATGAGTGACCAGATCACTGAGAATGTATTTTCCTATACCTTTCTGCCTCAACATCTTTTACAGGTGAGCCCATCTCTCATCTTACTAAAAACAGTAAGAATTCAAAATTGTTGACTACTAAATAACTCGTTTTCATACAACATTCAATATAAACCACCGATCTACAGTGTTTCACCAAAGGCTGCATTATGTTTCCTGAATCCTGGTGACTCTGGTTAAGACAAATGGATATGATAATAACCACGGATTCAGTTCATTCCCCACACCGTATTTTACTATTTCCCAACCTCAGTGTGATTTGGTAGAAGCAACTAAGACATTTGATGTCAGTTTTCTATCATGTACAGTACAAGTCTTGAATTCTCCAACATGACTAGCTAAAAAGCGACAACTTTAGGCATCCAGAAATGGTCTCAGAGAAACCTGTTGGAATCCAATCAGCCCTCTTGGATCTTCACCACTCTGTGACCACACAGCATCCAACAGGCACTCAACACTTGTTTCATGGGGGTGTGTAATTTTTACTTCTCTTAAAAAGGCTTAGAAAGAGCTGCATCTGCCTTCCCTCTCCATTCAGATGGCAGTGGAGTGGGGCTGTGTTTAAAGGCAGAAAGTCTGTCGAAACCTACAGTCCCCTCATCAGAACCACAGTAACACTCTGAATGAGAAGAGCTTCACTTTCTCTGAAAAGTCCTACTTTGCAACATATAACCAACTGAAAGAAACAATCAGCCACCGAGCTGTTTGATTTTTGAGGCTATCTTTACGACTGCTTCTCAGCTACTGAGTTACCCGTGGGCAGCAGTGGTGCGGTCTGCCCGGAGCACATCGAACAAGTAGAGTTCCTTCAGAAGCCTCTCACTCTCCTCCTCGGCTTTTTCAGGAGAAGGAGCCTGTTTGACAAACAAGCAGGTGAAGTTACAAATACACCAACAGCTTGGCTTTGCGCACACGGAACAgcctgtgtttctctctttcccacattTCTGCGCTAAGCATGGTAAGACAAAAAGCTACTCAAGGTCTGGCGAAGGGAGTCCCTACTTGCTACACCAGGCCTCCCTTCACACCAAACGGTTGACGTCAGGCAATTAAACGGACCCTGTGGGCAATAACCATGCTGCCGCACGATAGTTAAGAAATATCAGAACTGTGATTCTCATGCTCAACCGGTCCTGAAGAATGCATCTTTATCTGACTCCAGGAAGACCTCTTTTTCCCCTGACAAAGCAGACAGGAtctggtttcctcatctacatCACAAGACACTCAAGTGTTAGGGCTACAGTGACAAGAGAGGACAGCACGCAGTCAAACAGTTCACTCTTCCTAGCTTCGCACCAATATCCCTCCATTTCAGAATGCTTACCTTGTGGAAATATATGTAACCCTGCGTCAGCTCATCTGAGCCTTCCCCGGAGAAGATCACCACGCTATCTGTGTTCTTACGAATGTACTTGGAAACTAAGTACATACCttggaagagagagacaaattgTTCAACATCAACATAACTCTCCACCAAAAATGCATTCTGTTTGGCTTATAGAAGCTACTGAGTTTTACTTAAACTCTGTATTTATAAACTGGCTTCCAAAATAACGACTTTTTATCTATAAGCCATTTTAATGTACCTAATGTAGAATTTGTACTGTTGCCATGAAATAGCCCAAAACCATTCTagaattatttgcatttattcttaAGTACTTTGTTTTAAACTATTGTTTGAAATAATCTCTTAAcctttatacctttttttttagtattaaaaatgtttttgaggggcgcctgggtggctcagttggttaagcgactgccttcagctgggtcatgatcctggaatcctgggatcaggtcctgcatcgggctccctgctcagcggtgagtctgcttcgccctctgacctctcccctctcatgctctctctctctctctctctcattctcgctctcaactaaataaaatctttagaaaaaaaatatttttaatgtcctaAAATACCTTACCTACTGAAGCACGAACGGTCGTAATATCATAAGTTTCCAAGGAAAATATGACTTCATCCAAGACCTGAATGCCTTCCTCAGAATTAAAGAGGACTTCATGGTGTTCACTCCCAATGTGATTTGCCACCTGATTATTTAAGAAACATCCATATACTTGTGACTTAAAAGAACTGCCTTTGAGAAGGAAACATGACAGTAGTTCACAACACAGTAAGTTAACAACAGTGAAAAACCAACCAGGCAAAATAGGAGGCAATGATTCTCCAGGCCACCGTATACAAGGTTCCCCAGTCAGGTTTCCTGGCCTCCTCCAGTCTCTGCCACGTCTCAACTAAGAGCCCATCAGCTCTTCCCGCTCCAACACTTCCACCTAACTGTCCAGAGTGCTGAACAGTTAGTGTGCCCTACACCCCTAAGAGaccccccctcctttctctctagtCTGACAGGGCCCCACTATAACCTTGGCCCTCACTGGCCCTCCAGTAATGTTTTATATTACATTCAGGATATTATTCCTAAAGGAAATgtcaccccccccttttttctttggctattttggaTTCTTTCAGCATTGATCAGCTTGCTTTGAGACTGCATTCTAGCTCTTTCTCTTCCAGACTAGGAAAAAGGTCTCCTGAACACtgaatatgtatattcatatatacatatatatatatgtatatatacatatatatatacacaaggtCCCCCCTGCCCATAATCCTAACACACGGTGctttgttattaaaaacaaacaaacaaacaaacaaaaaaaacagctaacatttatagGGTACTTACTACATGCTGTGTTCTATCCTATGCATTTTAGACGAATTACATCATTTTTACCACAAAACTATCCCACAGTAGATACTATTACTCCCATTACACAAATGAGTAATTACATGGTGGAAGTAGGATTTGAAACCAGTGGTCAGGCTCCAGAGCGTGCAGTCCTAACCACTATACCATGCCCTTAGGTTCAAGGAGAATTATTATCATTAGGTTTTTATGAGGCCTGCATGGGCCTTGGTAGAATTATCTAGAGGACAGCGTGCAACACTGCTGATATTCAACAggcatttcattccattttaatatatttaaatttaacataattACCTGAGTCAATACAGGAGCATAAGCACAGAATCATTAATTATGGGGCTGATGGTTATGCTAACACGTCTGTCTGAATTACATAATGGGCAGAGACGGTGTCTTACCTTCCTAGCAGCCAGTAAATCAGTACTGTCTTCCATGCCAATTGCAAATGTCTGGAGAGGGTACTGAACATGGGCCTCTTTTAGCTGCTTTAACAGGGTGGCAGCAACCAAACTGGAATCTAAGCCCCCTGTGAGCGAGACCGGAAGTACATGGGTTACGTGCCTTGCGTAAGAGGAGCAGGTAGGATTTACAATCCTGTGAAGCCCCAAGATGAGAGTTTTACCATTTAAAATCCCCAAGttttataaactgaaaatcaactttaatgaaagaaaacaatctaatatatataacCCGAGATAATGGTTGCAGTATAtgaattggttaaaaaaaaatcactagacatgattcttttttttttctttttttatttctttactagaCACGATTCTGAAGAATGTTTATTAGCTCGCTCATCCCAGTAACTATAATGTAAGCAGACGTTGCTGTATTAGTGTGAATATTAAATGCAGCttatggaaaacattttcatcCTCTAATGGAGAGAAAGATTAAATCCTCAATATTCTATCGtcagatgcggagaaaggggaaccctcctacactgttggtgggaatgcaagctggtgcaaccactctggaaaacagcatggaggttcctcaaaatgttgaaaatagaactaccctatgaccctgcaattgcactgctgggtatttaccctaaagatacaaacatagtgatccgaaggggcacatgcacccgaatgtttatagcagcaatgtctacaatagccaaagtatggaaagaacctagatgtccatctacagacgaatggataaagaagatgtggtatatatacacaatggaatactatgcagccatcaaaagaaatgaaatcttgccatttgcgacgacgtggatggaactagagggtatcatgcttagcgaaataagtcaattggagaaagacaactatcatatgatctccctgatatgagggagaggagatgcaacatggggggtcgagggggtaggagaagagtaaatgaaacaagatgggattgggagggagacaaaccataagtgactcttaatctcacaaaacaaactgagggttgatggggggagggggttgggagagggggtggggttatggatatcggggagggtatgtgctatggtgagtgttgtgaagtgtgtaaacctggcgattcgcagacctgtacccctggggataaaaatatatgtttataaagctgtaaaaaaaaaaaaaaaaaagaaagaaaggatgaatccccaagttttgtagcaacatggacgggactggaagagattatgctgagtgaaataagtcaagcagagagagtcaattatcatatggtttcacttatttgtggagcataacaaatagcatggaggacaaggggagatggagaggagaagggagttgagggaaattggaaggggaggtgaaccatgacagactatggactttctgaaaaacgatctgagaattttgaaggggtggggggtgggaggttgggggcaccaggtggtgggtattgtagagggcacggattgcatggagcactgggtgtggtgcaaaaataatgaatactgttatgctgaaaaaaataaaaaaattaaaaaaaaatattctatcgTCAAAACCTCACGGATGGCTACAAATCATTTACTTAAATACGCATTAAGTATAGTTAGGCGTTTTAACAGTCTTCACCTGATAAAAGGCAGCCAATCCTTCGGTCTGTCATCAAGCGTTTCTTGATGGCATTGTCAAAAAGGATCCGCAGGTTGTTCTTCACGGTTTCTATCTCAAAACCTACAATCACATAAAGTAAACGGTTCCAGAAAATCTTGGGCTGAATTATTTACTGAAACGAGGTATACACTCATCTATCTATCATGATAACATGTTCTCAACTGGGGACTTTGTCGAAGCCCAGTGTGCCACATCCACATGAAATAGGAACTAGCTCTTCACACGTGACCCATTCTAGTGACAGGAAAGTATCATTTCCACTGGGCGTTTGCTCTAGTACCTGGGAACAGTTTCTCCACGTTGTCGTAGAGGGCATGCAGAGGCTCGTCTCTACAGTGATGGTATTTGACCATTTCCACGGAGGCAACTTTGCCATTGGGCTTTAAATCCAAAACTTCATAGTGTCCCGGGAGAAAAGGctccacttttaaaaaaggagttgtGGAGTGCTTCAGGTTAACAAGGCCTACAAATTCCAAAAGAGAATTTTACTCATGCTACAATTCACACTAACTCTCACAGGTAACTTACTGTCC from the Lutra lutra chromosome 11, mLutLut1.2, whole genome shotgun sequence genome contains:
- the ASNS gene encoding asparagine synthetase [glutamine-hydrolyzing], yielding MCGIWALFGSDDCLSVQCLSAMKIAHRGPDAFRFENVNGYTNCCFGFHRLAVVDQLFGMQPIRVKKYPYLWLCYNGEIYNHKKLQQHFEFEYQTKVDGEIILHLYDKGGIEQTVSMLDGVFAFILLDTATKKVFLGRDTYGVRPLFKAMTEDGFLAVCSEAKGLVNLKHSTTPFLKVEPFLPGHYEVLDLKPNGKVASVEMVKYHHCRDEPLHALYDNVEKLFPGFEIETVKNNLRILFDNAIKKRLMTDRRIGCLLSGGLDSSLVAATLLKQLKEAHVQYPLQTFAIGMEDSTDLLAARKVANHIGSEHHEVLFNSEEGIQVLDEVIFSLETYDITTVRASVGMYLVSKYIRKNTDSVVIFSGEGSDELTQGYIYFHKAPSPEKAEEESERLLKELYLFDVLRADRTTAAHGLELRVPFLDHRFSSYYLSLPPDMRIPRNGIEKHLLRETFEDSNLIPKDILWRPKEAFSDGITSVKNSWFRILQDYIEHQVDDAMMAAAAQKFPFNTPKTKEGYYYRQIFERHYPGRADWLTHYWMPRWINATDPSARTLAHYKAAAKA